From Anomalospiza imberbis isolate Cuckoo-Finch-1a 21T00152 chromosome 6, ASM3175350v1, whole genome shotgun sequence, one genomic window encodes:
- the DACT1 gene encoding dapper homolog 1 isoform X4 encodes MEEGWRRDGGGMEAGGGRARGGGSRGGSRAPRGPFATGGGSGGIGAGLGAVSPRAGLAAAAAPSPAMKASPVASAAAAAGPGQAAGGPAGAPREPDARWREKGEAEAERQRTRERLEATLAGLGELEYLRQRQELLVKSLLLRRPAGAGPGAQGGRGEPPGEGPPPRSLEEKFLEENILLLRRQLNCLRRRDAGLLNQLQELDKQISDLRLDVEKTTDEHLETDSRPSSGFYELSDGASGSLSNSSNSVFNVHPKYQCDLVSKNGNDIYRYPSPLHAVAVQSPMFLLPVTENPQREEERLACDMSDVCTPSETDSGQSANAFPPQSSWPAPCPSTSKRIDSYILSLVQKKTHAVRTNKPRTSLNADATKGILRHGSMCVRQPAAMVAHGNVVNLKGSKPVCLPPSGAPAPDHTAPSPLKQRPRELAGEQLESRKAPLPAAFPPSTTTELQSKHLPRGVKPAPPELGRTTAATAGDAPKENGQLFAASPKETPGKAVVLQPENRVSQPPKKILLKSSLQAARSSSPAVEERPALDFKSEGSSSQSLDDGLLVNAQYIPAQQQSMKLHKGTRNVKILKSSALKHRSHLASGVENSSQTLREKAKLVGKKCRFPEELDTNKKLKKPSSRGKRGSGLPLEPSLPGRQAGLHRSALRSHGHGREVVVAKPKHKRADYRRWKSSAEISYEEALRRARRNRREGVGVYSQVPLPYVSPYAYVASDSEYSAECESLFHSTVVDTSEDEQSNYTTNCFGDSESSLSEVEFVGESTTTSDSDESGGLIWSQFVQTLPIQTVTAPELHENAAKAFVKIKASHNLKKKILRFRSGSLKLMTTV; translated from the exons atggaggagggatggaggagggatggaggagggatggaggcGGGCGGTGGGCGGGCACGGGGCGGTGGCAGCCGGGGAGGCAGCCGGGCGCCCCGCGGACCATTCGCGaccggcggcggcagcggcggcatcggcgcggggctcggcgcggtgtccccgcgggcagggctggcagcggcggccgccccctccccggcgaTGAAGGCGAGCCCCGTGGCGagcgccgcggcggcggcggggccggggcaggcGGCGGGGGGACCCGCGGGGGCGCCGCGGGAGCCCGATGCGCGCTGGCGGGAGAAGGGCGAAGCGGAGGCGGAGCGGCAGCGCACCCGGGAGCGGCTGGAGGCCACGCTGGCCGGGCTGGGCGAGCTGGAGTACCTGCGGCAgcggcaggagctgctggtgaaGAGCCTCCTGCtgcggcggccggcgggagcGGGACCCGGGGCGCAGGGCGGCCGCGGGGAGCCGCCGGGAGAGGGGCCGCCGCCGcgcagcctggaggagaagtTCCTGGAGGAGAACATCCTCCTCCTGCGGAGGCAGCTG AACTGCTTGAGGAGGAGGGATGCTGGGTTATTAAATCAGTTGCAAGAGCTGGATAAGCAAATAAGTGATCTCCGCCTGGACGTGGAAAAAACGACAGATGAACACCTGGAGACAGACAGTCGTCCAAGTTCAG GGTTTTATGAGCTGAGTGATGGAGCTTCCGGATCGCTTTCCAATTCATCTAACTCTGTCTTCA ATGTACATCCCAAATACCAGTGCGATCTGGTGTCTAAAAACGGGAACGACATCTACCGCTACCCCAGCCCGCTCCACGCCGTGGCTGTGCAGAGCCCCATGTTCCTTCTCCCCGTGACTGAGAACCCCCAGCGAGAAGAGGAGAGGCTGGCTTGCGATATGAGCGACGTTTGCACCCCATCTGAAACGGACTCGGGACAATCCGCCAATGCCTTCCCCCCACAGAGCTCCTGGCCGGCTCCCTGCCCTTCCACCAGCAAGAGGATAGACAGCTACATCTTAAGCCTGGTTCAGAAAAAGACTCACGCAGTAAGGACTAACAAACCCCGGACGAGTCTCAACGCTGATGCCACCAAAGGGATCTTGAGGCATGGGAGCATGTGCGTCCGGCAGCCGGCAGCAATGGTGGCCCACGGCAACGTGGTGAACCTGAAGGGCTCCAAGCCGGTGTGTTTGCCTCCCAGTGGGGCCCCCGCTCCGGACCACACCGCTCCCTCCCCGTTAAAGCAGAGGCCAAGGGAgctggctggggagcagctggagagtAGGAAGGCCCCTTTGCCAGCAGCTTTCCCACCCAGCACAACAACGGAACTCCAGAGCAAGCACCTGCCACGGGGTGTCAAACCGGCACCACCGGAGCTGGGCCGCACCACCGCGGCCACAGCCGGGGATGCCCCCAAGGAGAACGGCCAGCTCTTTGCTGCATCTCCCAAAGAGACCCCCGGGAAGGCGGTGGTGCTGCAGCCAGAGAACAGGGTCAGTCAGCCTCCCAAAAAGATCCTGTTGAAGAGCAGCTTGCAGGCAGCTCGCTCCTCGTCACCGGCTGTCGAGGAGAGGCCTGCGCTGGATTTCAAAAGCGAGGGCTCTTCCTCGCAGAGCCTGGATGATGGGCTGCTGGTGAACGCCCAGTACATCCCGGCCCAGCAGCAAAGCATGAAGCTTCACAAAGGCACCCGGAATGTCAAGATTTTGAAAAGCTCTGCATTGAAACACAGGTCCCACCTTGCCAGCGGGGTGGAAAACAGCTCACAGACCTTGAGGGAAAAAGCCAAACTGGTCGGCAAGAAGTGCCGCTTTCCTGAGGAATTGGATACAAATAAGAAACTGAAAAAGCCCTCGTCGCGGGGGAAGAGAGGCAGCGGCCTGCCGCTGGAGCCGAGCCTCCCGGGCCGGCAGGCCGGCCTGCACAGATCCGCCCTCCGCTCCCATGGGCATGGCCGGGAGGTTGTGGTGGCCAAGCCCAAACACAAGCGTGCCGACTACCGCCGCTGGAAGTCCTCAGCGGAGATCTCCTACGAGGAGGCCCTGCGGAGGGCGAGGAGGAACCGGCGGGAGGGTGTGGGGGTCTACTCGCAGGTGCCCCTGCCCTATGTCAGCCCCTACGCCTACGTGGCCAGCGACTCGGAGTACTCTGCCGAGTGCGAGTCCTTGTTCCACTCCACCGTGGTGGACACGAGCGAGGATGAGCAGAGCAACTACACCACGAACTGCTTTGGCGACAGCGAGTCAAGCCTGAGCGAGGTGGAGTTTGTAGGGGAGAGCACGACCACCAGCGACTCTGATGAGAGCGGGGGCCTGATTTGGTCCCAGTTTGTCCAGACGCTCCCCATCCAAACAGTCACGGCGCCGGAGCTGCATGAAAATGCAGCCAAGGCCTTTGTCAAAATCAAAGCCTCCCATAACCTCAAGAAGAAGATCCTCCGCTTTCGGTCAGGCTCCCTGAAGCTCATGACGACCGTCTAG
- the DACT1 gene encoding dapper homolog 1 isoform X3: MEEGWRRDGGGMEAGGGRARGGGSRGGSRAPRGPFATGGGSGGIGAGLGAVSPRAGLAAAAAPSPAMKASPVASAAAAAGPGQAAGGPAGAPREPDARWREKGEAEAERQRTRERLEATLAGLGELEYLRQRQELLVKSLLLRRPAGAGPGAQGGRGEPPGEGPPPRSLEEKFLEENILLLRRQLNCLRRRDAGLLNQLQELDKQISDLRLDVEKTTDEHLETDSRPSSGFYELSDGASGSLSNSSNSVFSECLSSCHSSTCFCSPLEATLNISDGRPKSADVHPKYQCDLVSKNGNDIYRYPSPLHAVAVQSPMFLLPVTENPQREEERLACDMSDVCTPSETDSGQSANAFPPQSSWPAPCPSTSKRIDSYILSLVQKKTHAVRTNKPRTSLNADATKGILRHGSMCVRQPAAMVAHGNVVNLKGSKPVCLPPSGAPAPDHTAPSPLKQRPRELAGEQLESRKAPLPAAFPPSTTTELQSKHLPRGVKPAPPELGRTTAATAGDAPKENGQLFAASPKETPGKAVVLQPENRVSQPPKKILLKSSLQAARSSSPAVEERPALDFKSEGSSSQSLDDGLLVNAQYIPAQQQSMKLHKGTRNVKILKSSALKHRSHLASGVENSSQTLREKAKLVGKKCRFPEELDTNKKLKKPSSRGKRGSGLPLEPSLPGRQAGLHRSALRSHGHGREVVVAKPKHKRADYRRWKSSAEISYEEALRRARRNRREGVGVYSQVPLPYVSPYAYVASDSEYSAECESLFHSTVVDTSEDEQSNYTTNCFGDSESSLSEVEFVGESTTTSDSDESGGLIWSQFVQTLPIQTVTAPELHENAAKAFVKIKASHNLKKKILRFRSGSLKLMTTV; the protein is encoded by the exons atggaggagggatggaggagggatggaggagggatggaggcGGGCGGTGGGCGGGCACGGGGCGGTGGCAGCCGGGGAGGCAGCCGGGCGCCCCGCGGACCATTCGCGaccggcggcggcagcggcggcatcggcgcggggctcggcgcggtgtccccgcgggcagggctggcagcggcggccgccccctccccggcgaTGAAGGCGAGCCCCGTGGCGagcgccgcggcggcggcggggccggggcaggcGGCGGGGGGACCCGCGGGGGCGCCGCGGGAGCCCGATGCGCGCTGGCGGGAGAAGGGCGAAGCGGAGGCGGAGCGGCAGCGCACCCGGGAGCGGCTGGAGGCCACGCTGGCCGGGCTGGGCGAGCTGGAGTACCTGCGGCAgcggcaggagctgctggtgaaGAGCCTCCTGCtgcggcggccggcgggagcGGGACCCGGGGCGCAGGGCGGCCGCGGGGAGCCGCCGGGAGAGGGGCCGCCGCCGcgcagcctggaggagaagtTCCTGGAGGAGAACATCCTCCTCCTGCGGAGGCAGCTG AACTGCTTGAGGAGGAGGGATGCTGGGTTATTAAATCAGTTGCAAGAGCTGGATAAGCAAATAAGTGATCTCCGCCTGGACGTGGAAAAAACGACAGATGAACACCTGGAGACAGACAGTCGTCCAAGTTCAG GGTTTTATGAGCTGAGTGATGGAGCTTCCGGATCGCTTTCCAATTCATCTAACTCTGTCTTCAGTGAGTGTTTATCCAGTTGCCATTCTAGCACTTGCTTTTGCAGCCCTTTGGAGGCAACACTGAATATCTCAGATGGACGCCCTAAATCTGCAG ATGTACATCCCAAATACCAGTGCGATCTGGTGTCTAAAAACGGGAACGACATCTACCGCTACCCCAGCCCGCTCCACGCCGTGGCTGTGCAGAGCCCCATGTTCCTTCTCCCCGTGACTGAGAACCCCCAGCGAGAAGAGGAGAGGCTGGCTTGCGATATGAGCGACGTTTGCACCCCATCTGAAACGGACTCGGGACAATCCGCCAATGCCTTCCCCCCACAGAGCTCCTGGCCGGCTCCCTGCCCTTCCACCAGCAAGAGGATAGACAGCTACATCTTAAGCCTGGTTCAGAAAAAGACTCACGCAGTAAGGACTAACAAACCCCGGACGAGTCTCAACGCTGATGCCACCAAAGGGATCTTGAGGCATGGGAGCATGTGCGTCCGGCAGCCGGCAGCAATGGTGGCCCACGGCAACGTGGTGAACCTGAAGGGCTCCAAGCCGGTGTGTTTGCCTCCCAGTGGGGCCCCCGCTCCGGACCACACCGCTCCCTCCCCGTTAAAGCAGAGGCCAAGGGAgctggctggggagcagctggagagtAGGAAGGCCCCTTTGCCAGCAGCTTTCCCACCCAGCACAACAACGGAACTCCAGAGCAAGCACCTGCCACGGGGTGTCAAACCGGCACCACCGGAGCTGGGCCGCACCACCGCGGCCACAGCCGGGGATGCCCCCAAGGAGAACGGCCAGCTCTTTGCTGCATCTCCCAAAGAGACCCCCGGGAAGGCGGTGGTGCTGCAGCCAGAGAACAGGGTCAGTCAGCCTCCCAAAAAGATCCTGTTGAAGAGCAGCTTGCAGGCAGCTCGCTCCTCGTCACCGGCTGTCGAGGAGAGGCCTGCGCTGGATTTCAAAAGCGAGGGCTCTTCCTCGCAGAGCCTGGATGATGGGCTGCTGGTGAACGCCCAGTACATCCCGGCCCAGCAGCAAAGCATGAAGCTTCACAAAGGCACCCGGAATGTCAAGATTTTGAAAAGCTCTGCATTGAAACACAGGTCCCACCTTGCCAGCGGGGTGGAAAACAGCTCACAGACCTTGAGGGAAAAAGCCAAACTGGTCGGCAAGAAGTGCCGCTTTCCTGAGGAATTGGATACAAATAAGAAACTGAAAAAGCCCTCGTCGCGGGGGAAGAGAGGCAGCGGCCTGCCGCTGGAGCCGAGCCTCCCGGGCCGGCAGGCCGGCCTGCACAGATCCGCCCTCCGCTCCCATGGGCATGGCCGGGAGGTTGTGGTGGCCAAGCCCAAACACAAGCGTGCCGACTACCGCCGCTGGAAGTCCTCAGCGGAGATCTCCTACGAGGAGGCCCTGCGGAGGGCGAGGAGGAACCGGCGGGAGGGTGTGGGGGTCTACTCGCAGGTGCCCCTGCCCTATGTCAGCCCCTACGCCTACGTGGCCAGCGACTCGGAGTACTCTGCCGAGTGCGAGTCCTTGTTCCACTCCACCGTGGTGGACACGAGCGAGGATGAGCAGAGCAACTACACCACGAACTGCTTTGGCGACAGCGAGTCAAGCCTGAGCGAGGTGGAGTTTGTAGGGGAGAGCACGACCACCAGCGACTCTGATGAGAGCGGGGGCCTGATTTGGTCCCAGTTTGTCCAGACGCTCCCCATCCAAACAGTCACGGCGCCGGAGCTGCATGAAAATGCAGCCAAGGCCTTTGTCAAAATCAAAGCCTCCCATAACCTCAAGAAGAAGATCCTCCGCTTTCGGTCAGGCTCCCTGAAGCTCATGACGACCGTCTAG
- the DACT1 gene encoding dapper homolog 1 isoform X1 — MEEGWRRDGGGMEAGGGRARGGGSRGGSRAPRGPFATGGGSGGIGAGLGAVSPRAGLAAAAAPSPAMKASPVASAAAAAGPGQAAGGPAGAPREPDARWREKGEAEAERQRTRERLEATLAGLGELEYLRQRQELLVKSLLLRRPAGAGPGAQGGRGEPPGEGPPPRSLEEKFLEENILLLRRQLNCLRRRDAGLLNQLQELDKQISDLRLDVEKTTDEHLETDSRPSSGFYELSDGASGSLSNSSNSVFSECLSSCHSSTCFCSPLEATLNISDGRPKSADLIGWMDYNKEGQHEDQTAGSVCRSLSTPHSNSLDVVADVHPKYQCDLVSKNGNDIYRYPSPLHAVAVQSPMFLLPVTENPQREEERLACDMSDVCTPSETDSGQSANAFPPQSSWPAPCPSTSKRIDSYILSLVQKKTHAVRTNKPRTSLNADATKGILRHGSMCVRQPAAMVAHGNVVNLKGSKPVCLPPSGAPAPDHTAPSPLKQRPRELAGEQLESRKAPLPAAFPPSTTTELQSKHLPRGVKPAPPELGRTTAATAGDAPKENGQLFAASPKETPGKAVVLQPENRVSQPPKKILLKSSLQAARSSSPAVEERPALDFKSEGSSSQSLDDGLLVNAQYIPAQQQSMKLHKGTRNVKILKSSALKHRSHLASGVENSSQTLREKAKLVGKKCRFPEELDTNKKLKKPSSRGKRGSGLPLEPSLPGRQAGLHRSALRSHGHGREVVVAKPKHKRADYRRWKSSAEISYEEALRRARRNRREGVGVYSQVPLPYVSPYAYVASDSEYSAECESLFHSTVVDTSEDEQSNYTTNCFGDSESSLSEVEFVGESTTTSDSDESGGLIWSQFVQTLPIQTVTAPELHENAAKAFVKIKASHNLKKKILRFRSGSLKLMTTV; from the exons atggaggagggatggaggagggatggaggagggatggaggcGGGCGGTGGGCGGGCACGGGGCGGTGGCAGCCGGGGAGGCAGCCGGGCGCCCCGCGGACCATTCGCGaccggcggcggcagcggcggcatcggcgcggggctcggcgcggtgtccccgcgggcagggctggcagcggcggccgccccctccccggcgaTGAAGGCGAGCCCCGTGGCGagcgccgcggcggcggcggggccggggcaggcGGCGGGGGGACCCGCGGGGGCGCCGCGGGAGCCCGATGCGCGCTGGCGGGAGAAGGGCGAAGCGGAGGCGGAGCGGCAGCGCACCCGGGAGCGGCTGGAGGCCACGCTGGCCGGGCTGGGCGAGCTGGAGTACCTGCGGCAgcggcaggagctgctggtgaaGAGCCTCCTGCtgcggcggccggcgggagcGGGACCCGGGGCGCAGGGCGGCCGCGGGGAGCCGCCGGGAGAGGGGCCGCCGCCGcgcagcctggaggagaagtTCCTGGAGGAGAACATCCTCCTCCTGCGGAGGCAGCTG AACTGCTTGAGGAGGAGGGATGCTGGGTTATTAAATCAGTTGCAAGAGCTGGATAAGCAAATAAGTGATCTCCGCCTGGACGTGGAAAAAACGACAGATGAACACCTGGAGACAGACAGTCGTCCAAGTTCAG GGTTTTATGAGCTGAGTGATGGAGCTTCCGGATCGCTTTCCAATTCATCTAACTCTGTCTTCAGTGAGTGTTTATCCAGTTGCCATTCTAGCACTTGCTTTTGCAGCCCTTTGGAGGCAACACTGAATATCTCAGATGGACGCCCTAAATCTGCAG ATCTCATAGGCTGGATGGACTATAATAAGGAAGGCCAGCATGAGGACCAGACCGCAGGCTCTGTCTGTCGCTCTTTATCCACACCGCACTCAAATTCCCTCGATGTCGTTGCAGATGTACATCCCAAATACCAGTGCGATCTGGTGTCTAAAAACGGGAACGACATCTACCGCTACCCCAGCCCGCTCCACGCCGTGGCTGTGCAGAGCCCCATGTTCCTTCTCCCCGTGACTGAGAACCCCCAGCGAGAAGAGGAGAGGCTGGCTTGCGATATGAGCGACGTTTGCACCCCATCTGAAACGGACTCGGGACAATCCGCCAATGCCTTCCCCCCACAGAGCTCCTGGCCGGCTCCCTGCCCTTCCACCAGCAAGAGGATAGACAGCTACATCTTAAGCCTGGTTCAGAAAAAGACTCACGCAGTAAGGACTAACAAACCCCGGACGAGTCTCAACGCTGATGCCACCAAAGGGATCTTGAGGCATGGGAGCATGTGCGTCCGGCAGCCGGCAGCAATGGTGGCCCACGGCAACGTGGTGAACCTGAAGGGCTCCAAGCCGGTGTGTTTGCCTCCCAGTGGGGCCCCCGCTCCGGACCACACCGCTCCCTCCCCGTTAAAGCAGAGGCCAAGGGAgctggctggggagcagctggagagtAGGAAGGCCCCTTTGCCAGCAGCTTTCCCACCCAGCACAACAACGGAACTCCAGAGCAAGCACCTGCCACGGGGTGTCAAACCGGCACCACCGGAGCTGGGCCGCACCACCGCGGCCACAGCCGGGGATGCCCCCAAGGAGAACGGCCAGCTCTTTGCTGCATCTCCCAAAGAGACCCCCGGGAAGGCGGTGGTGCTGCAGCCAGAGAACAGGGTCAGTCAGCCTCCCAAAAAGATCCTGTTGAAGAGCAGCTTGCAGGCAGCTCGCTCCTCGTCACCGGCTGTCGAGGAGAGGCCTGCGCTGGATTTCAAAAGCGAGGGCTCTTCCTCGCAGAGCCTGGATGATGGGCTGCTGGTGAACGCCCAGTACATCCCGGCCCAGCAGCAAAGCATGAAGCTTCACAAAGGCACCCGGAATGTCAAGATTTTGAAAAGCTCTGCATTGAAACACAGGTCCCACCTTGCCAGCGGGGTGGAAAACAGCTCACAGACCTTGAGGGAAAAAGCCAAACTGGTCGGCAAGAAGTGCCGCTTTCCTGAGGAATTGGATACAAATAAGAAACTGAAAAAGCCCTCGTCGCGGGGGAAGAGAGGCAGCGGCCTGCCGCTGGAGCCGAGCCTCCCGGGCCGGCAGGCCGGCCTGCACAGATCCGCCCTCCGCTCCCATGGGCATGGCCGGGAGGTTGTGGTGGCCAAGCCCAAACACAAGCGTGCCGACTACCGCCGCTGGAAGTCCTCAGCGGAGATCTCCTACGAGGAGGCCCTGCGGAGGGCGAGGAGGAACCGGCGGGAGGGTGTGGGGGTCTACTCGCAGGTGCCCCTGCCCTATGTCAGCCCCTACGCCTACGTGGCCAGCGACTCGGAGTACTCTGCCGAGTGCGAGTCCTTGTTCCACTCCACCGTGGTGGACACGAGCGAGGATGAGCAGAGCAACTACACCACGAACTGCTTTGGCGACAGCGAGTCAAGCCTGAGCGAGGTGGAGTTTGTAGGGGAGAGCACGACCACCAGCGACTCTGATGAGAGCGGGGGCCTGATTTGGTCCCAGTTTGTCCAGACGCTCCCCATCCAAACAGTCACGGCGCCGGAGCTGCATGAAAATGCAGCCAAGGCCTTTGTCAAAATCAAAGCCTCCCATAACCTCAAGAAGAAGATCCTCCGCTTTCGGTCAGGCTCCCTGAAGCTCATGACGACCGTCTAG
- the DACT1 gene encoding dapper homolog 1 isoform X2, whose protein sequence is MEEGWRRDGGGMEAGGGRARGGGSRGGSRAPRGPFATGGGSGGIGAGLGAVSPRAGLAAAAAPSPAMKASPVASAAAAAGPGQAAGGPAGAPREPDARWREKGEAEAERQRTRERLEATLAGLGELEYLRQRQELLVKSLLLRRPAGAGPGAQGGRGEPPGEGPPPRSLEEKFLEENILLLRRQLNCLRRRDAGLLNQLQELDKQISDLRLDVEKTTDEHLETDSRPSSGFYELSDGASGSLSNSSNSVFNLIGWMDYNKEGQHEDQTAGSVCRSLSTPHSNSLDVVADVHPKYQCDLVSKNGNDIYRYPSPLHAVAVQSPMFLLPVTENPQREEERLACDMSDVCTPSETDSGQSANAFPPQSSWPAPCPSTSKRIDSYILSLVQKKTHAVRTNKPRTSLNADATKGILRHGSMCVRQPAAMVAHGNVVNLKGSKPVCLPPSGAPAPDHTAPSPLKQRPRELAGEQLESRKAPLPAAFPPSTTTELQSKHLPRGVKPAPPELGRTTAATAGDAPKENGQLFAASPKETPGKAVVLQPENRVSQPPKKILLKSSLQAARSSSPAVEERPALDFKSEGSSSQSLDDGLLVNAQYIPAQQQSMKLHKGTRNVKILKSSALKHRSHLASGVENSSQTLREKAKLVGKKCRFPEELDTNKKLKKPSSRGKRGSGLPLEPSLPGRQAGLHRSALRSHGHGREVVVAKPKHKRADYRRWKSSAEISYEEALRRARRNRREGVGVYSQVPLPYVSPYAYVASDSEYSAECESLFHSTVVDTSEDEQSNYTTNCFGDSESSLSEVEFVGESTTTSDSDESGGLIWSQFVQTLPIQTVTAPELHENAAKAFVKIKASHNLKKKILRFRSGSLKLMTTV, encoded by the exons atggaggagggatggaggagggatggaggagggatggaggcGGGCGGTGGGCGGGCACGGGGCGGTGGCAGCCGGGGAGGCAGCCGGGCGCCCCGCGGACCATTCGCGaccggcggcggcagcggcggcatcggcgcggggctcggcgcggtgtccccgcgggcagggctggcagcggcggccgccccctccccggcgaTGAAGGCGAGCCCCGTGGCGagcgccgcggcggcggcggggccggggcaggcGGCGGGGGGACCCGCGGGGGCGCCGCGGGAGCCCGATGCGCGCTGGCGGGAGAAGGGCGAAGCGGAGGCGGAGCGGCAGCGCACCCGGGAGCGGCTGGAGGCCACGCTGGCCGGGCTGGGCGAGCTGGAGTACCTGCGGCAgcggcaggagctgctggtgaaGAGCCTCCTGCtgcggcggccggcgggagcGGGACCCGGGGCGCAGGGCGGCCGCGGGGAGCCGCCGGGAGAGGGGCCGCCGCCGcgcagcctggaggagaagtTCCTGGAGGAGAACATCCTCCTCCTGCGGAGGCAGCTG AACTGCTTGAGGAGGAGGGATGCTGGGTTATTAAATCAGTTGCAAGAGCTGGATAAGCAAATAAGTGATCTCCGCCTGGACGTGGAAAAAACGACAGATGAACACCTGGAGACAGACAGTCGTCCAAGTTCAG GGTTTTATGAGCTGAGTGATGGAGCTTCCGGATCGCTTTCCAATTCATCTAACTCTGTCTTCA ATCTCATAGGCTGGATGGACTATAATAAGGAAGGCCAGCATGAGGACCAGACCGCAGGCTCTGTCTGTCGCTCTTTATCCACACCGCACTCAAATTCCCTCGATGTCGTTGCAGATGTACATCCCAAATACCAGTGCGATCTGGTGTCTAAAAACGGGAACGACATCTACCGCTACCCCAGCCCGCTCCACGCCGTGGCTGTGCAGAGCCCCATGTTCCTTCTCCCCGTGACTGAGAACCCCCAGCGAGAAGAGGAGAGGCTGGCTTGCGATATGAGCGACGTTTGCACCCCATCTGAAACGGACTCGGGACAATCCGCCAATGCCTTCCCCCCACAGAGCTCCTGGCCGGCTCCCTGCCCTTCCACCAGCAAGAGGATAGACAGCTACATCTTAAGCCTGGTTCAGAAAAAGACTCACGCAGTAAGGACTAACAAACCCCGGACGAGTCTCAACGCTGATGCCACCAAAGGGATCTTGAGGCATGGGAGCATGTGCGTCCGGCAGCCGGCAGCAATGGTGGCCCACGGCAACGTGGTGAACCTGAAGGGCTCCAAGCCGGTGTGTTTGCCTCCCAGTGGGGCCCCCGCTCCGGACCACACCGCTCCCTCCCCGTTAAAGCAGAGGCCAAGGGAgctggctggggagcagctggagagtAGGAAGGCCCCTTTGCCAGCAGCTTTCCCACCCAGCACAACAACGGAACTCCAGAGCAAGCACCTGCCACGGGGTGTCAAACCGGCACCACCGGAGCTGGGCCGCACCACCGCGGCCACAGCCGGGGATGCCCCCAAGGAGAACGGCCAGCTCTTTGCTGCATCTCCCAAAGAGACCCCCGGGAAGGCGGTGGTGCTGCAGCCAGAGAACAGGGTCAGTCAGCCTCCCAAAAAGATCCTGTTGAAGAGCAGCTTGCAGGCAGCTCGCTCCTCGTCACCGGCTGTCGAGGAGAGGCCTGCGCTGGATTTCAAAAGCGAGGGCTCTTCCTCGCAGAGCCTGGATGATGGGCTGCTGGTGAACGCCCAGTACATCCCGGCCCAGCAGCAAAGCATGAAGCTTCACAAAGGCACCCGGAATGTCAAGATTTTGAAAAGCTCTGCATTGAAACACAGGTCCCACCTTGCCAGCGGGGTGGAAAACAGCTCACAGACCTTGAGGGAAAAAGCCAAACTGGTCGGCAAGAAGTGCCGCTTTCCTGAGGAATTGGATACAAATAAGAAACTGAAAAAGCCCTCGTCGCGGGGGAAGAGAGGCAGCGGCCTGCCGCTGGAGCCGAGCCTCCCGGGCCGGCAGGCCGGCCTGCACAGATCCGCCCTCCGCTCCCATGGGCATGGCCGGGAGGTTGTGGTGGCCAAGCCCAAACACAAGCGTGCCGACTACCGCCGCTGGAAGTCCTCAGCGGAGATCTCCTACGAGGAGGCCCTGCGGAGGGCGAGGAGGAACCGGCGGGAGGGTGTGGGGGTCTACTCGCAGGTGCCCCTGCCCTATGTCAGCCCCTACGCCTACGTGGCCAGCGACTCGGAGTACTCTGCCGAGTGCGAGTCCTTGTTCCACTCCACCGTGGTGGACACGAGCGAGGATGAGCAGAGCAACTACACCACGAACTGCTTTGGCGACAGCGAGTCAAGCCTGAGCGAGGTGGAGTTTGTAGGGGAGAGCACGACCACCAGCGACTCTGATGAGAGCGGGGGCCTGATTTGGTCCCAGTTTGTCCAGACGCTCCCCATCCAAACAGTCACGGCGCCGGAGCTGCATGAAAATGCAGCCAAGGCCTTTGTCAAAATCAAAGCCTCCCATAACCTCAAGAAGAAGATCCTCCGCTTTCGGTCAGGCTCCCTGAAGCTCATGACGACCGTCTAG